In Bacteroidetes bacterium GWF2_43_63, the genomic stretch ATTAAAAAAAAATGCCATCCATTTGGGGGATGACATTTAAAAAATACGATGAATTTTTATGCGTTGAGCATGATAGGCATAATGAGCATAAGGATGTCTTCCTCAGCCGAATTGGTTTCTTCAGGAATAAGCAGAGCGGCTCTGGTAGGCGAAGACAAAGTCATTGTAATGTTTTCACAAGCCAGAGTCTGTAATGTTTCGAGGAAGAATTTTGAATTGAAGCCGATTTCAATGTCAGCTCCATCATAGATGCAGTTCAGACGCTCTTTTGCTTCGTTTGAGTAGTCGATGTCTTCAGCTGAAATATTGAGTTCCTGCCCTTTGACGTCGAAGCGAACCTGATGGGAGGCCTGATTGGCAAAAATAGCCACACGCTTCAGAGTGCTGATGAGCGAATTACGGTTGATAACCAGTTTGTAGTTGTTGTCTTTTGGAATGACGCCTTCATAAGCCGGATACTTGCCATCGAGCAGACGACAAACAATCTGATAGTTTTCGAAACGGAACGAAACATTGGTATTATTGAACTCAACACCAACATTGCAGTCGAAACCACTGAGCAGGTTTCGGAGCAGGTTCAGCGGTTTTTTGTGAACGATAAATGAATGAGCTTCGTCCGATTTAATATCATTGCGGCGGAAACGAACCAGTTTGTGAGCATCAGTAGCCACAAAATTGGTGTAGTCCGGAGTAATCTCGAAAAATACACCCATCAGCTGCGGGCGGATCTCGTCGTTTCCACATGCGAAAATGGTGCTGCTGACGGCATTCTGAAGTACAATGCTGCTCATTGAAATGGATTTCGCATTTTCAATAGCTGCAATAGTTGGGTAATTTTCAGGATTGTAGCCGGCCAGTCTGTAAACGCCTTCCCCTGCATTGATTTCAACGGCAAAGGTTTCTTCGTTTACATTGATGGTAATAGGAATATTCGGAAAAGTTTTGAGCGTTTCCAGCAGTACGCGCGGTGGAATTGCAACGGCACCTTTACCACTGATTTTCTCAGGGCTCAATTCAACCACAGCTCTGGTCTCGTTGTCCGTGGCAGTCACCAGGAGTTTGGATCCGTCGGTACTGAACAGAAAATTCTCAATGATAGGAACCAGACTGTTGCTGGAAAGCAGACCACTTACATTTTGCAGTCCTTTGAGGAGAATATTGCTTGAAATAATGAAATTCATAGCAGTTTATTATTATTGTTCGTGCAAAATTAATGAATTTAACGGATAATAGAAACCGTTTTTTTACAAAAGTGTGTCGAATTTGTCAATTTTCACTGGTTGCGTATTATCGGAAGGGGCAAATTCGCTTGCATAGCGCATCAGGGAACCAAAAACAAAATACTGAGCCATCACAAGGTCCTTTCCGTTAACCACGCCATACAGTCGCTCCGGGTCAAATT encodes the following:
- a CDS encoding DNA polymerase III subunit beta, whose amino-acid sequence is MNFIISSNILLKGLQNVSGLLSSNSLVPIIENFLFSTDGSKLLVTATDNETRAVVELSPEKISGKGAVAIPPRVLLETLKTFPNIPITINVNEETFAVEINAGEGVYRLAGYNPENYPTIAAIENAKSISMSSIVLQNAVSSTIFACGNDEIRPQLMGVFFEITPDYTNFVATDAHKLVRFRRNDIKSDEAHSFIVHKKPLNLLRNLLSGFDCNVGVEFNNTNVSFRFENYQIVCRLLDGKYPAYEGVIPKDNNYKLVINRNSLISTLKRVAIFANQASHQVRFDVKGQELNISAEDIDYSNEAKERLNCIYDGADIEIGFNSKFFLETLQTLACENITMTLSSPTRAALLIPEETNSAEEDILMLIMPIMLNA